Proteins from one Streptococcus mitis B6 genomic window:
- a CDS encoding MORN repeat-containing protein yields the protein MENLKNFYDKYRVYLTRPRLELLAVVAIVFCAVLVFFLNIPGKGVLKLDNGTIVYDGSLVRGKMNGQGTITFQNGDQYTGGFNNGAFNGKGTFQSKEGWIYEGDFVNGQAEGKGKLTTEQEVVYEGTFKQGVFQQK from the coding sequence GTGGAAAATCTTAAGAATTTTTACGACAAGTATCGAGTGTATCTGACTCGTCCACGTCTCGAACTTTTAGCAGTAGTTGCCATTGTTTTTTGTGCTGTACTCGTCTTTTTTCTAAATATTCCCGGAAAAGGTGTTCTAAAACTCGATAATGGAACGATTGTTTACGACGGCAGTCTTGTCCGTGGTAAAATGAATGGTCAAGGTACCATTACCTTCCAAAATGGAGATCAATATACAGGTGGTTTCAACAATGGAGCCTTCAACGGAAAAGGTACCTTTCAATCTAAAGAAGGCTGGATCTACGAAGGTGATTTTGTAAATGGTCAGGCTGAAGGAAAAGGAAAACTAACAACAGAACAAGAAGTCGTTTATGAAGGGACTTTTAAACAAGGCGTTTTTCAACAAAAATAA
- a CDS encoding RluA family pseudouridine synthase has translation MKFTFTLPASLPQMTVKQLLEEQLLIPRKIRHFLRIKKHILINQREIHWNETVNPGDVCQLTFDEEDYPEKEIPWGNPNLIQEVYQDQHLIIVNKPEGMKTHGNQPNEIALLNHVSAYVGQTCYVVHRLDMETSGLILFAKNPFILPILNRLLEKKKISREYWALVDGNINSKELVFRDKIGRDRHDRRKRVVDTKNGQSAETHISRLKQFPNKTSLVRCKLKTGRTHQIRVHLSHHNFPILGDPLYNNNSTTSRLMLHAFRLSFTHPLTLEKLNFTALSNTFETELKKNG, from the coding sequence ATGAAATTCACATTTACATTACCCGCCTCTTTACCTCAAATGACGGTGAAGCAACTACTAGAAGAGCAACTCCTCATTCCTAGAAAAATCCGTCATTTTTTGAGAATCAAGAAACACATTTTGATTAATCAGCGAGAAATTCACTGGAACGAGACGGTAAATCCTGGAGATGTTTGCCAATTGACTTTTGACGAGGAAGATTATCCTGAAAAAGAAATTCCTTGGGGCAACCCAAACCTCATTCAGGAAGTTTATCAAGACCAACACTTGATTATTGTAAACAAACCTGAGGGGATGAAAACACACGGTAACCAACCAAACGAAATCGCCCTTCTTAACCATGTCAGTGCCTATGTTGGCCAAACCTGCTATGTCGTTCATCGTCTGGACATGGAAACCAGTGGCTTGATTCTCTTTGCCAAAAATCCTTTTATCCTACCTATTCTCAACCGCTTATTGGAGAAAAAAAAGATTTCTAGGGAATATTGGGCACTTGTTGATGGAAATATCAACAGCAAAGAGCTTGTTTTCAGAGATAAAATCGGACGTGATCGTCATGACCGCAGAAAACGAGTAGTTGATACAAAAAATGGACAATCTGCTGAAACGCATATAAGCAGATTAAAGCAATTTCCAAACAAAACTTCCTTGGTTCGTTGCAAACTAAAGACAGGTCGAACCCATCAAATCCGTGTGCACCTTTCGCATCATAACTTCCCGATCCTGGGCGACCCTCTCTATAACAACAATTCAACGACAAGTCGGCTTATGCTTCATGCCTTCCGACTTTCCTTTACCCATCCACTTACATTAGAAAAATTAAACTTCACTGCCCTCTCGAATACTTTTGAAACAGAATTAAAAAAGAATGGATGA
- the gap gene encoding type I glyceraldehyde-3-phosphate dehydrogenase, with the protein MVVKVGINGFGRIGRLAFRRIQNVEGVEVTRINDLTDPVMLAHLLKYDTTQGRFDGTVEVKEGGFEVNGKFVKVSAERDPEQIDWANDGVDIVLEATGFFATKAAAEKHLHAGGAKKVVITAPGGSDVKTVVFNTNHDVLDGTETVISGASCTTNCLAPMAKALHDNFGIVEGLMTTIHGYTGDQMLLDGPHRKGDLRRARAAAANIVPNSTGAAKAIGLVIPELNGKLDGAAQRVPVPTGSVTELVAVLEKNVTVDEVNAAMKVASNESYGYTEDPIVSSDIVGMSYGSLFDATQTKVLDVDGKQLVKVVSWYDNEMSYTAQLVRTLEYFAKIAK; encoded by the coding sequence ATGGTAGTTAAAGTTGGTATTAACGGTTTCGGACGTATCGGTCGTCTTGCTTTCCGTCGTATCCAAAACGTAGAAGGTGTTGAAGTTACACGCATCAACGACCTTACAGATCCAGTTATGCTTGCACACTTGTTGAAATACGACACAACTCAAGGTCGTTTCGACGGTACTGTTGAAGTTAAAGAAGGTGGATTCGAAGTTAACGGTAAATTCGTTAAAGTTTCTGCTGAACGTGATCCAGAACAAATCGACTGGGCTAACGACGGTGTAGACATCGTTCTTGAAGCAACTGGTTTCTTTGCTACTAAAGCAGCTGCTGAAAAACACTTGCACGCTGGTGGTGCTAAGAAAGTTGTTATCACTGCTCCTGGTGGATCAGATGTTAAAACAGTTGTATTTAACACTAACCATGACGTTCTTGATGGTACTGAAACAGTTATCTCAGGTGCTTCATGTACTACAAACTGTTTGGCTCCAATGGCTAAAGCTCTTCATGACAACTTCGGTATCGTTGAAGGTTTGATGACTACTATCCACGGTTACACTGGTGACCAAATGCTTCTTGATGGACCACACCGTAAAGGTGACCTTCGCCGTGCTCGTGCTGCTGCAGCTAACATCGTTCCTAACTCAACTGGTGCTGCTAAAGCAATCGGTTTGGTTATCCCTGAATTGAACGGTAAATTGGATGGAGCTGCTCAACGTGTTCCTGTTCCAACAGGTTCTGTAACTGAATTGGTAGCAGTTCTTGAAAAGAACGTTACTGTTGATGAAGTGAACGCAGCTATGAAAGTAGCTTCAAACGAATCATACGGTTACACAGAAGATCCAATCGTATCTTCAGATATCGTAGGTATGTCTTACGGTTCATTGTTTGACGCAACTCAAACTAAAGTTCTTGACGTTGACGGTAAACAATTGGTTAAAGTTGTATCATGGTACGACAACGAAATGTCATACACTGCACAACTTGTTCGTACTCTTGAATACTTCGCAAAAATCGCTAAATAA
- a CDS encoding low molecular weight protein-tyrosine-phosphatase, protein MKKLVFVCLGNICRSPMAEFVMKSMTDNYEIQSRATSSWEHGNPIHKGTQGIFQQYEIPYDKGKTSLQISKEDFEAFDYIIGMDASNVSDLRQMCPVDCQDKIYSFASESIPDPWYTGDFEETYRRVQEGCQVWLERLEKESEGGKS, encoded by the coding sequence ATGAAAAAACTAGTCTTTGTCTGTCTGGGAAATATTTGCCGCAGCCCTATGGCCGAGTTTGTTATGAAATCAATGACAGATAACTACGAAATCCAAAGTCGAGCAACGTCCTCTTGGGAACATGGCAATCCGATTCATAAGGGGACTCAGGGGATTTTTCAACAGTATGAGATTCCTTATGACAAAGGCAAGACATCGCTTCAGATTAGTAAGGAAGATTTTGAAGCCTTTGATTATATTATCGGTATGGACGCTTCAAATGTTTCTGACTTACGTCAGATGTGTCCAGTAGACTGTCAAGATAAGATTTACTCATTCGCATCTGAAAGTATACCAGATCCTTGGTATACAGGAGATTTTGAGGAAACCTATCGACGTGTTCAAGAGGGCTGTCAAGTTTGGCTAGAACGTTTAGAAAAGGAGAGTGAAGGTGGAAAATCTTAA
- the adhE gene encoding bifunctional acetaldehyde-CoA/alcohol dehydrogenase, translating into MADKKTVTPEEKKLAAEKHVDGLVQKALVALEEMRKLDQEQVDYIVAKASVAALDAHGELALHAYEETGRGVFEDKATKNLFACEHVVNNMRHTKTVGVIEEDDVTGLTLIAEPVGVVCGITPTTNPTSTAIFKALISLKTRNPIVFAFHPSAQESSAHAAQIVRDAAIKAGAPENCVQWITEPSMEATSALMNHEGVATILATGGNAMVKAAYSCGKPALGVGAGNVPAYVEKSANIRQAAHDIVMSKSFDNGMVCASEQAVIIDKEIYDEFVAEFKSYHTYFVNKKEKALLEEFCFGVKANSKNCAGAKLNADIVGKPATWIAEQAGFTVPEGTNILAAECKEVGENEPLTREKLSPVIAVLKSESREDGITKARQMVEFNGLGHSAAIHTADEELTKEFGKAVKAIRVICNSPSTFGGIGDVYNAFLPSLTLGCGSYGRNSVGDNVSAINLLNIKKVGRRRNNMQWMKLPSKTYFERDSIQYLQKCRDVERVMIVTDHAMVELGFLDRIIEQLDLRRNKVVYQIFADVEPDPDITTVNRGTEIMRAFKPDTIIALGGGSPMDAAKVMWLFYEQPEVDFRDLVQKFMDIRKRAFKFPLLGKKTKFIAIPTTSGTGSEVTPFAVISDKANNRKYPIADYSLTPTVAIVDPALVLTVPGFVAADTGMDVLTHATEAYVSQMASDYTDGLALQAIKLVFENLESSVKNADFHSREKMHNASTIAGMAFANAFLGISHSMAHKIGAQFHTIHGRTNAILLPYVIRYNGTRPAKTATWPKYNYYRADEKYQDIARMLGLPASTPEEGVESYAKAVYELGERVGIQMNFKAQGIDEKEWKEHSRELAFLAYEDQCSPANPRLPMVDHMQEIIEDSYYGYKERPGRRK; encoded by the coding sequence ATGGCTGATAAAAAAACTGTGACACCAGAGGAAAAGAAACTCGCTGCTGAAAAGCATGTCGACGGCTTGGTGCAAAAAGCTCTAGTTGCTCTTGAGGAAATGCGTAAGTTGGACCAAGAGCAGGTTGACTATATCGTTGCCAAAGCATCAGTAGCAGCTTTGGATGCCCACGGGGAATTGGCTCTACATGCCTATGAAGAAACAGGACGTGGTGTATTTGAAGACAAAGCAACTAAGAACTTGTTTGCTTGTGAACACGTAGTAAACAACATGCGCCACACTAAAACAGTTGGTGTTATCGAAGAAGACGATGTAACAGGTTTGACTCTTATCGCTGAACCAGTTGGCGTTGTTTGTGGTATCACTCCAACAACAAACCCAACATCAACAGCAATCTTTAAGGCATTGATTTCATTGAAGACACGTAATCCAATTGTCTTTGCATTCCACCCATCAGCTCAAGAATCATCAGCTCACGCAGCTCAAATCGTTCGTGATGCTGCGATTAAAGCAGGTGCTCCTGAAAACTGTGTACAGTGGATCACTGAACCATCTATGGAAGCAACTAGTGCACTTATGAACCACGAAGGTGTTGCAACAATCCTTGCAACTGGTGGGAATGCCATGGTTAAAGCGGCATACTCATGTGGTAAACCAGCTCTTGGAGTAGGTGCCGGAAACGTTCCAGCTTATGTTGAAAAGTCAGCAAACATTCGTCAAGCTGCACACGATATCGTTATGTCTAAATCATTTGACAACGGTATGGTCTGTGCATCTGAACAAGCAGTTATCATTGATAAAGAAATTTACGATGAATTTGTAGCAGAGTTCAAATCATATCACACTTACTTTGTAAACAAAAAAGAAAAAGCACTTCTTGAAGAATTCTGCTTCGGCGTGAAAGCAAACAGCAAAAACTGTGCTGGTGCAAAATTGAACGCTGACATCGTTGGTAAACCAGCAACTTGGATTGCAGAACAAGCAGGATTTACAGTTCCAGAAGGAACAAACATTCTTGCTGCAGAATGTAAAGAAGTTGGTGAAAATGAGCCATTGACCCGTGAAAAATTGTCACCAGTTATCGCAGTTTTGAAATCTGAAAGCCGTGAAGATGGTATTACTAAGGCTCGTCAAATGGTTGAATTTAACGGTCTTGGACACTCAGCAGCTATCCACACAGCTGACGAAGAATTGACTAAAGAATTTGGTAAAGCTGTTAAAGCTATTCGTGTTATCTGTAACTCACCTTCTACTTTCGGTGGTATCGGGGACGTTTACAATGCCTTCTTGCCATCATTGACACTTGGATGTGGTTCTTACGGACGCAACTCAGTTGGGGATAACGTTAGTGCCATTAACCTCTTGAATATCAAAAAAGTCGGAAGACGGAGAAATAACATGCAATGGATGAAACTTCCTTCAAAAACATACTTTGAACGTGATTCAATTCAATACCTTCAAAAATGTCGTGACGTTGAACGTGTCATGATCGTTACTGACCATGCCATGGTCGAGCTTGGTTTCCTTGATCGTATCATCGAACAACTTGATCTTCGTCGCAATAAGGTTGTTTACCAAATCTTTGCAGATGTAGAACCAGATCCAGATATCACAACTGTAAACCGTGGTACTGAGATTATGCGTGCCTTCAAACCAGATACAATCATCGCTCTTGGTGGTGGATCTCCAATGGATGCTGCTAAAGTAATGTGGCTCTTCTATGAGCAACCAGAAGTGGACTTCCGTGACCTTGTCCAAAAATTCATGGATATCCGTAAACGTGCCTTCAAATTCCCATTGCTTGGTAAGAAGACTAAATTCATCGCGATTCCAACTACATCTGGTACAGGGTCTGAAGTAACACCATTTGCCGTTATCTCTGATAAAGCAAACAACCGTAAATACCCAATCGCTGACTACTCATTGACACCAACTGTGGCAATCGTAGACCCTGCTTTGGTATTGACAGTTCCTGGATTTGTTGCTGCGGACACTGGTATGGACGTACTGACCCACGCGACTGAAGCTTACGTATCACAAATGGCTAGCGACTACACTGACGGTCTTGCACTTCAAGCCATCAAACTTGTATTCGAAAACCTTGAAAGCTCAGTTAAGAATGCAGACTTCCACTCACGTGAGAAAATGCATAACGCTTCAACAATCGCTGGTATGGCCTTTGCCAATGCCTTCCTAGGTATTTCTCACTCAATGGCTCATAAGATTGGTGCGCAATTCCACACAATCCATGGTCGTACAAATGCTATCTTGCTTCCATACGTCATCCGCTACAACGGTACACGTCCAGCTAAGACAGCAACATGGCCTAAGTACAACTACTACCGTGCAGATGAGAAATATCAAGATATCGCTCGTATGCTTGGCCTTCCAGCTTCTACTCCAGAAGAAGGTGTGGAATCTTACGCAAAAGCTGTCTACGAACTTGGTGAGCGCGTAGGTATCCAAATGAACTTCAAAGCACAAGGAATCGATGAAAAAGAATGGAAAGAACATTCACGTGAATTGGCCTTCCTTGCTTACGAAGATCAATGTTCACCAGCTAACCCACGCCTTCCAATGGTTGACCATATGCAAGAAATCATCGAAGATTCTTACTATGGTTACAAAGAAAGACCAGGACGCCGTAAATAA